Within Vicinamibacteria bacterium, the genomic segment CCAGGGCAATCCCGCCGTCGCCGTTCATCCGATGAGCCCCGACCAGTGCCGAGCCCGTTTGGAGCAAGCCCAAACTCATTACGAAGATTCCGAGCTCGAGCGGATATGCGGCGGCAAGTACATGGCTCCCCTATACGATCCCGCGACGCAATCCCCCGAGGACGCACGCGCCTGCATCGATCAGTTCGAGTTCCCCGATATTCCCTGTGAGTATCCCGTCGTCTGGGTTCGCGCCCGAGAGGCCGCTCTCATCTGTGAGTCCATGGGCAAGCGGCTGTGCGATGCCCACGAGTGGGAGGGCGCCTGCGCCGGAAGTCTCGATGCGCCCGATTACCGCTTCGAGCTCGCAAAAGGTGTCGACCCGGCTGCAGCCATTCGCGCGATGCGGAGCGCCCATAACCGGGTTCATGACGGAAACAAGGTCTGGTCGTATGGACCCTCGTACCGAACCGGCGTCTGTGCCGCGACGAGCTCCAAGACCTCCGGCTGCGAGGGAGGAGGTTGGGCCAACTGCGGCTCCAACACGTTTCCGACGGGCGCCTATCCCGAATGCCGAAGTCCGCTCATGGTCTATGACCTTCACGGAAACGCGGCGGAACACATGAACTTGCCGATCGACGAAAGTCAGATGGCGAGTCGTGGAAGTCGCGAGCTAGGCTACACGGAAATGAAG encodes:
- a CDS encoding SUMF1/EgtB/PvdO family nonheme iron enzyme; translated protein: MISPRNFLGLTLVSTAVTLPASQAPSHREQNERLLERIRQVHALSPEQSTALREIFDGSPFIGQGNPAVAVHPMSPDQCRARLEQAQTHYEDSELERICGGKYMAPLYDPATQSPEDARACIDQFEFPDIPCEYPVVWVRAREAALICESMGKRLCDAHEWEGACAGSLDAPDYRFELAKGVDPAAAIRAMRSAHNRVHDGNKVWSYGPSYRTGVCAATSSKTSGCEGGGWANCGSNTFPTGAYPECRSPLMVYDLHGNAAEHMNLPIDESQMASRGSRELGYTEMKGSWFIFDQYKAHEDACRWRAPFWHGSRVMDPKSHHNYHLGFRCCKTLAAE